From the Rhodospirillales bacterium genome, one window contains:
- a CDS encoding DUF2189 domain-containing protein, which produces MTQTAGASDLPATIRLVSVDASGRWLAAGWMDVRRAPGVSLGYGAVFAVVSLALTGGLLFLGLGSLILPLAGGFVLMAPLLAIGFYDISRRLESGERPSAGAVARASSAGFAQVGAMGAVLMLVFLVWTLLALVLFVLFYGQSPPPLDRFVEEILFSVRGGLFLALGTAVGAVIATLAFTISAFSFPMLLDRPVDVVTAILVSARAVRANWRVMFGWAALIVLLTGVGFVTLFLGLAVVMPLLGHASWHAYRDVIEPR; this is translated from the coding sequence ATGACGCAGACGGCGGGCGCGAGCGATCTTCCGGCGACCATCCGCCTCGTCTCCGTCGATGCCTCGGGGCGCTGGCTGGCCGCCGGCTGGATGGACGTCCGCCGCGCGCCGGGGGTCAGTCTCGGATATGGTGCCGTGTTCGCGGTCGTGAGCCTGGCGCTCACGGGCGGTCTTCTCTTCCTCGGTCTCGGCTCGCTGATCCTGCCGCTCGCGGGCGGGTTCGTGCTGATGGCGCCGCTGCTGGCGATCGGATTCTACGACATCAGCCGCCGGCTCGAATCCGGCGAACGGCCCTCGGCCGGCGCGGTCGCGCGCGCAAGCTCGGCCGGGTTCGCCCAGGTCGGCGCGATGGGCGCGGTTCTGATGTTGGTATTCCTGGTTTGGACGTTGCTGGCGCTGGTGCTGTTCGTCCTGTTCTACGGGCAAAGCCCGCCGCCGCTCGACCGGTTCGTCGAGGAGATCTTGTTTTCGGTGCGGGGAGGGCTCTTCCTCGCCCTCGGCACGGCGGTGGGGGCGGTGATCGCCACGCTCGCGTTCACCATCAGCGCATTCTCGTTTCCGATGCTTCTCGACCGGCCGGTCGACGTCGTCACCGCGATCCTGGTCAGCGCCCGGGCGGTGCGGGCCAACTGGCGGGTGATGTTCGGTTGGGCGGCGCTGATCGTGCTGCTGACCGGGGTCGGATTCGTGACCCTGTTTCTCGGCTTGGCGGTGGTGATGCCGCTGCTTGGCCATGCGTCCTGGCACGCCTATCGGGACGTGATCGAGCCGCGTTAA